Part of the Novipirellula artificiosorum genome, AAAGAACTCGACGATGCGACCACCTCGCCATCACATTCGACCACGAATTGCCCTTCGGGAAATCTCGACAATTGGCTCTCGATCTGCTGCCTTGTCCAAGTTTCCATCTCGGGGAAACACTTATTTTGAATGCGGACCAGTGCAGGGTAATCCTCGATTCGAGTGGGACGGACGATCAGATTCCATTCGAACTGAGACAGATCAATCTCGTCGGTTAGTTCGCTGGCGGAAACTTCGTCCTGCATGGCTTCACGAGCGAGTGACTTTTGCAATACAGCATCCTTGTCAATCTTGTCATTCGTATCACGGGTTTCCTGACCGATGACAGTTTGATGTTTGGCGTCGTGGGGTCCCTCGGGGCGAGTGGTCACGGCGGCTCCTGGTGAGTTTCAGTGGGAAAAAATTAGATCGGAATCAGGCACCGCGGATCATATCCGACTGGGGCGATTCGACGAGTGGTGACACACGTGTGCCACGAAGGCTTCTGCTCTCGAAAAGGTCTCGTTTTCGCAATGGTGTGTTCACCGCCACGGCTCTGCAATAGTGCATCGTGTCACGCGATAAGGACGATTCGCGTTGCCCTGTCTCTAGCGTGATCGCCCGTTTATTGCTTTAATAGAAGTTGTCTGGCTCGCTGGGCCCCCCCATTCGGCCGCGTGGCTTGCTGGGCTTCCCATACGGCGCACCCCACGGGGGGGCAGCGTTGTTTGAAGTTGATACGTACGAGGAAAATTGATGGCGGATTTGGAACCTGAAACACAACCTTCGGAAGCTGCGGGCGAAGCTCCGGCAGACGCAAACGCCACAAAAACAGGAAGCGATAAGGCATCCGAACTCGAATCCGCCCAAATTGAAGTCACCGAACGTAAGCTGACGCTATCGGATATCAAGGCGTTACCCGAAGACGTCGACGAGGATGGATTTGTCAGCATTTGGAATGTTGCCTCAACCACTTGTGCCAAGGACACGGCTCAAGCTCGTGAATTGGCGGCCAAAATGCTTTGTTTTCTTTGCAAAAAGAAATGCGATTTTGTGGTCACCAGCACAAACAATGCACAATATCTTGACGAATGGTTTGAACGCGATACAAAAATTCTTTACGACTGGAAGCCCGAAAGCGAACTCGTCGATGTCGTGTCGCAGCATGCCGAAGTTCCTTACGAGGCGTTTCTCTCTTTCTTGTCGAACCAGAAGTTTTCACCCGATTCGAAGTACACCGCGACTCGAGCTGCTCGTGTCGAGTGGTTTCAACAAATGTGGTGCGTGGGATAGGTCGTTCGGCACCAACGAATTTTTCGAGCGAGTCCGTTTGTGTCCATGACGTCTCAGCCGAGCGACACCGAGATCCCTGCGTCTGCCAACGCTCCGCCTCGTCATCAACCGGGGTGCTGGATCTACGGTTGTCTTGGGCTTGTCTTTTTCTCCTCCGCGACACTGGTTTGCGGGGGACTTGGCGCCTACTGGTACTTCAAAGACCAAGTCGAGAAGTATACCGCCAGCGAGCCGGTGCTGATCCCTTCGATCCAATATGCGCCGGAGAAAATCAAGCAGCTTGAAACTCATCTCGAGACGTTTGCGAAGACGGTTGAATCGGCGCCGACCGAGGCTCAGGATTTGGTCTTATCGTCAGACGACATCAACGCACTGATCAGCAGGAACGAGAAACTCAAGGGCAAGGTTCATTTGGCCATTCGAGATGGCCAGATGGTTGGCGATATCAGTGTCCCAATGGACAACCTTCCCGGAGGATCAGGGCGTTACTTCAACGCGAAGGTGACCTTCCATGTCTCCCTTGAAAACGGAGTCTTAATCATCACCTTATCGAATGCAGAGGTGAAAGGCGAACCGGTTCCCCAAAGCATGGTCGATGCGATCGCCAATAAGAACTTGGCCAAAGAAATTTACAAAGATCCCGAGGCGGCGAAATGGCTGAGCCGATTTGAACGTCTTCGGATCGACAAGGATCGATTGGTCCTAACGCCACGCCAGCAGCTTGATCCCGATCCCGTCCAAGCAAGCGGCGAGCCACCGATTTAGGCGGCATAAACAATCACTTGCAAACTTCTTCAACCGGCACTTGAAGGGCCTCATGCTCAACCATCGGCGGTAGGATTTCGTCGCCACCGTGTCAAAGTTGTTTCAGGATCCGCTGGACAATTTGCTCGAGGGTATCGACCGGCAAGTCGCACCGTGCACCATCCTTCGGCACGCTTTGCTGGGTCACCTTGTTGACCAAGGCGTCAATTTCCTGCTGGGTTTTCGCGATCGCTTCGCGTTGCTGCGCTGAAAGCGGCACACGTCCTGGGCCAAGGTTCCATCCTCGTGATCTTGCACCGGCACGAAAGCCCTCGGGGAACTCTCCGAGTCCAAGCATCACGTCAAACATCGGCAGCAGTTGATATTGAAGCCTCATGGCATCGTCGATCTCGCCAGCGACCACTGCGCGATGGATCGCACGAGTCAGTTCTGGTACGACGCCGCTGGTCGCATTGGTTCCTCCGTCGGCCCCCGCAATCAACATCAACGCGAGAGAAGCGTCCCACCCGGTTAAGAAGGCAAAGTCCTCTCGCATCGGCCGAATGGCAGCGATCATCCGCATCATCGTCGGCAAGTCACCGGTACTGTCTTTGATTCCAACCACACGAGGACATTCCGAGGCAAGCCGAATGACCGTTGGGACGTCGATTGGAGAAGCAAATAACGGAATGTTGTACAACGTGACATCGACCGAGACGGTGTCGGCGATCTCGCGAAAATAGGCATAAACCCCTTCGGCACTGAGCCGATAGTAAAACGGGGCGACAATCGCGACGGCGCGAACCCCCATCTCACCATAGGCATCACAAGCCGCAATGGTCTCTTTGACGTTGGCTTCGGCAGCCCCTGCCAAAACAGGGACTCGCCCCGCAGTTTGATCTACCACCACCTCGACAATACGTCGACGTTCCGCCGCGGTAAACCGCACAAATTCTCCGGTGCTCCCGTTCGGATACAAACCATCGACGCCACGTTCAATCAACCAGTCGATGTAACCACGGAGTCGATCCTCATCAACACGCCCATGATCATCGACAGGTGTCAGGTGCGGCGTCAGGATCCCAGAGATGCGATTCATGTTAACGTTTCAATGTTTCGCTCAAAAACTGATGAAGAACCGCAGCCGGTTGGTACCCCAGTCGGTGACCAACGATCTTGCCTTCTGGCATGCCGATCAGCGTCGTCGGGTAGGTCGTAATCTTGATTCTTCCTAGCGTGGCTTCGTTTTGTTGCGGTGTCAAATGAATTGCGACAAAGTCATGCGAGATTCGATCCTGGACCGAACGATCGCACCAGGTATCCCGCTGCATCGCATCGCAATAGACACAAGGATCACTGGAAATGTAAATCAGCATGGGAACATTCCTGCGACTCGATTCCAGCCATCCCTCTCGCAGGGTCTGGTACCACTTAACCGCAGGGCGTGGGTTCGATCCGACCGGCTTGATGTGCGTGAGGATCGGCAATTCAGCAGAACAGGGCCCTGCACTGCTAAGCCACAGCGCTACGGACATGAGCGACACGAGCATCGGGATCGCCGATGTCTTTGAAACCACGAATCTTTGCATGGCCATTGACTCCAGAAATAAGGAGGAAGAAGAAAACAGAACGCGGGTGATGACAAGAAATAACACCCTAAGTTCCCGAGACAACCTAAGCGTCGCGAATCCCCTTTGCAACACTTCTCCCCCCTCGGAGGAATCGTTGTCAGGAAAATCTTCGTTCTGGCGATCTTTCGCCATGCACGTGCAGGACGCCATCGGCAAGAAACGCATCCTACTACGGTATCTTTGAACAGCAGGGCGTCCCAATCCCTACCTGTACAAACCTACTGGCGATAGCGTCCAAGCTGGGATTCCAGCGCTTCGAGCGAAGGGACCAACCGAGACGGTTTTCGACAGCTGACTGATCGAACACCACATCGCAAGGTCGACATGCTAACATGCAGCGGCCCCTAAACCGTCCTTCCGTCGTCCGCCTTCCAGAGCCAAGCATTTTCATGGATTCAGCTAGCCCGTCCCGCTCCTCACTGGGAAACGAAAAAGTTCAATCGGACCGCGAAATGTTGCTGCAGGCCCAAGACGAAGGAAGGGTACTTGGAGCCTACGTGCGATTGTCTGGCCCTGGATGGCTGCAAAGCGCCATTACGCTTGGTGGCGGCTCGCTGGCTAGCGCACTGTTTCTTGGCGTCCTTGGCGGAACCAGTTTGCTGTGGTTGCAACTCGTTGCCATTCTGTTCGGTGTGATCATGCTGTCAGCGATCAGCTATGTCACACTCTCGACGGGTCGGCGTCCGTTCGAAGCGATCAATTCCGAAATTAACCCTGCACTGGGATGGGGATGGCTGATCGCAACTTGCACGGCAAACATGATCGCCTGTATGCCCCAATTCAGCCTTTGCTATGACGCGTTGGATCGCAACCTGTTTACGCTCGCAGGCGGTCAAGGACTCGGCGATGCGACACAGACCAAGCTGATCGTATCGGCCGTGTTGTTGATTGCCGCCGGCGCAATCGTGTTGATGAACACACATCGAGGTGCCACTGCCAAATTATTTGACTACTTTCTGAAGGCCCTCGTCGCGATGGTGGTGCTGTGCTTTTTTGGAGTGGTGGTCCTGCTTGCGGTCAACGGCAAGTTAGACTTCGGCAGGATCGTAGCGGGATTCATTCCGAGATTCGATCAGTGGACCACGCCAACGGGCGAATTGGGGGGGCTCATCGCAGGCTTGCCCGAAGAAATGCAAGCGTTTTGGTCCCAGCGCATCGTCGCGGCCCAGCGCAGCGTGATGATTGCTGCGGCGGCGACGGCGGTAGGGATCAACATGACGTTTTTGTTGCCTTATTCGATGCTAAGCCGAGGCTGGGACAAACCTTTCCGGGGCCTCGCGCGTTTTGATTTGTGCACAGGCATGGCGATTCCGTATTTGCTGGTCACCAGCTGCGTGGTGATCGCTGCATCGTTCACTTTCCACGCGGCAACGGATGAGCAGCTTGCGAGCGACGACCTGACGGAAATGAAGACCAGTTCGGTTTGGGCATCGGTCGAGCCCATCCTGATCGCTCGTGTGGATCAAGAGCTTGGGGCAGCGGCGGCAAGCACCGATGTCGAAGAAAAACTAGCCCTGGCTGCCGGTTTGAGTATCGAGGAGAAGACATTGGCTTTGTCGCTGGTTAAGCGGGATGCGTTTCAATTGTCGCAAACGCTCAGCCCGCTATTGGGCGAATCCCGTGCCAAGTTGGTTTTCGGGCTTGGTGTGTTCGGCATGGGCTTTTCCACCATCATGATTCTGATGCTGATCAACGGGTACGCGTTCCGCGAAATGGTCAATAAACCAGACGCAACGGCGCCGTTCGTGCTCGGTTG contains:
- a CDS encoding dihydrodipicolinate synthase family protein; its protein translation is MNRISGILTPHLTPVDDHGRVDEDRLRGYIDWLIERGVDGLYPNGSTGEFVRFTAAERRRIVEVVVDQTAGRVPVLAGAAEANVKETIAACDAYGEMGVRAVAIVAPFYYRLSAEGVYAYFREIADTVSVDVTLYNIPLFASPIDVPTVIRLASECPRVVGIKDSTGDLPTMMRMIAAIRPMREDFAFLTGWDASLALMLIAGADGGTNATSGVVPELTRAIHRAVVAGEIDDAMRLQYQLLPMFDVMLGLGEFPEGFRAGARSRGWNLGPGRVPLSAQQREAIAKTQQEIDALVNKVTQQSVPKDGARCDLPVDTLEQIVQRILKQL
- a CDS encoding divalent metal cation transporter; translation: MDSASPSRSSLGNEKVQSDREMLLQAQDEGRVLGAYVRLSGPGWLQSAITLGGGSLASALFLGVLGGTSLLWLQLVAILFGVIMLSAISYVTLSTGRRPFEAINSEINPALGWGWLIATCTANMIACMPQFSLCYDALDRNLFTLAGGQGLGDATQTKLIVSAVLLIAAGAIVLMNTHRGATAKLFDYFLKALVAMVVLCFFGVVVLLAVNGKLDFGRIVAGFIPRFDQWTTPTGELGGLIAGLPEEMQAFWSQRIVAAQRSVMIAAAATAVGINMTFLLPYSMLSRGWDKPFRGLARFDLCTGMAIPYLLVTSCVVIAASFTFHAATDEQLASDDLTEMKTSSVWASVEPILIARVDQELGAAAASTDVEEKLALAAGLSIEEKTLALSLVKRDAFQLSQTLSPLLGESRAKLVFGLGVFGMGFSTIMILMLINGYAFREMVNKPDATAPFVLGCIVAGLVGACWIYLWSGSARFWLAIFAHSFNAMLLPIAYVTFLLMMNSRRILGKEKPTGTRMLVWNLLMTLAVIGSIAAAATAIYDKAMDKDHPMAFYVVMGILITYGAIVIIGFMTRKPDRLAEQSEK
- a CDS encoding thioredoxin family protein, producing MQRFVVSKTSAIPMLVSLMSVALWLSSAGPCSAELPILTHIKPVGSNPRPAVKWYQTLREGWLESSRRNVPMLIYISSDPCVYCDAMQRDTWCDRSVQDRISHDFVAIHLTPQQNEATLGRIKITTYPTTLIGMPEGKIVGHRLGYQPAAVLHQFLSETLKR